The Nitrospira sp. genome contains a region encoding:
- the msrB gene encoding peptide-methionine (R)-S-oxide reductase MsrB: MPPKIQIAPIVKVTKADEEWRKQLSSAAYRVLRHEDTERPFVNPLHENHESGIYYCAGCDLPLFSSEHKFDSRTGWPSFWQPIDSRVIESRTDFKLFVPRTEVHCARCEGHQGHVFKDGPKPTGLRYCINGVALKFVAG, from the coding sequence ATGCCTCCTAAAATTCAGATCGCTCCAATCGTCAAAGTGACAAAAGCCGATGAAGAATGGAGGAAACAGTTGTCGTCTGCCGCCTACCGAGTATTACGGCATGAAGATACAGAACGCCCGTTTGTCAATCCGTTGCATGAGAACCACGAGTCCGGAATCTATTATTGTGCGGGCTGCGACTTACCGCTGTTCTCCTCCGAGCACAAGTTCGACAGCCGTACAGGCTGGCCCAGCTTCTGGCAGCCGATCGATTCCCGCGTCATCGAAAGCCGCACCGATTTCAAACTTTTTGTCCCCCGTACGGAGGTGCATTGCGCCCGATGCGAGGGTCACCAGGGTCACGTGTTTAAGGACGGGCCGAAGCCGACCGGCCTTCGCTATTGCATCAATGGGGTCGCACTGAAATTCGTGGCCGGCTGA